In Subdoligranulum variabile, the genomic stretch CTCGGTGAAGGCATCGGCCACTTTCTGCCACATCTCGGTGCCGTAGGCAGTCTCGATGGCCGCGACCTTGATGGTGGTGGCTTCGGCGGCAGCGCCCTCGCCGGTAGCTGCGGTGCTGTCGGCCGCGGCAGAGCTGGAACCCGCGCCGCCGCAGGCGGCCAGGGAAAGCGCCATGCTGGCAGCCAACGCCAGGGAAATGACTTTCTTCATATTGTGTTTCCTCCTTCTCAAAGAAACGGGCGGAGCGAACCCGCGCCCCGGCGGGTTCTCCTGTTGTCATCCCTATGATACCGGGTTCTGCCTTTGTCCGACAGATATTTTCTTGAGTAACTATTTAGAGATATTGCTTTAAGCTGCGCAAAATCAGAAAAGGAACAAGATTTTGAAAAATACTGCCCAAATTTGAGGAAACTTTCTTATGGAATTTGCGCATGACAGGAACAAAACGGATTTTTTACGTTTTTTCGAAAAAACATAGAAAAACAAAAAAGTGCGGGAAGGTGCTTGTCAAACCGGAAGGGTCTCGTTATAATAAAAACAAGAAAGCGCAATTTTTGAATGTGTGTGAAATTTTAATTGATTTGCTCTAAACTTTATATATTTTGCGCGGCGAGGAGGCTGTCATGAATACCCGCTATGATCTGAACATGGAAGTACCCCCGCGGGAGGCTGTACGCCTTTTGTATATCAGCAAGAGCCGGTTTGGCGGGGACTGGCATTCGGTGCCCCATACCCATGCCTGCAGCGAGATGTTTTACTGCATCGGCGGCCGCGGCCAGTTCAACATCGAGGGGCAACTCCACAACGTGGAGCCGGACGATCTGATCATCGTCAATCCCCGGGTGCAGCACACCGAGCTGAGCTACCAGGCCAGCCCGCTGGAGTATGTGGTGCTGGGCATCGAGGGGGTGGAGTTCCTCTTTGACCAGAAGAACCTGGGGTACACCATGCTCAAGTGCCACGACATGCGGGAGGATATGCTCTACATGATCCGACTGCTGCTGCGGGAGATGGACAACAAGGAGGACGGCTGCGAGATGATCTGCCAGGACATCCTGGAAGTGCTGCTGGTCCGTCTGGTGCGGCGGGCGTCGGTGTCGCTGCGGCTGACCAAGGCGCCCTCCAAGAACAAGGAGTGCGAGGCTGCCAAGCGGTACATCGACGAAAACTTCCGGGAGAGCGTCTCCCTGGACCAGCTGGCGTCGGTGACCCACATCAACAAGTACTATCTGGCCCATGCGTTCCAGAAGGAGTACAACATTTCTCCCATCAACTATCTGCTGCGCCGCCGCATCACCGAGAGCAAGGCCCTGCTGGCCAGCACCGACCACAGCCTGACCCAGATCAGCGAGCTGGTGGGGTTCAGTTCTCCCAGCTATTTCTCCCAGAGCTTCCGCCGTCTGGAGGGGATGAGCCCCATGGAATACCGCCGCACCATCCAGAAACAGCAGGACACCCGCAACGCGCGGTGATCCCTGATACAGCAAAACCACCTCCGGGCATTGCCTCCCGGAGGTGGTTTTTGTTGTATGGTTCAGGATTCTGCGGCTTTGCGCAGGGTGTCCAGCAGGGCGGGCAGTGCAGCGGCTGCCTCAGGCCCGCCGAAGTTCACCAGCCCTCGCAGGGGCATGGCGTCCAGCATCTGGGCTACCGCGTCGGGGGGCATCAGACCGTCGCCGCCGCCGTTGGCCATA encodes the following:
- a CDS encoding helix-turn-helix transcriptional regulator, which codes for MNTRYDLNMEVPPREAVRLLYISKSRFGGDWHSVPHTHACSEMFYCIGGRGQFNIEGQLHNVEPDDLIIVNPRVQHTELSYQASPLEYVVLGIEGVEFLFDQKNLGYTMLKCHDMREDMLYMIRLLLREMDNKEDGCEMICQDILEVLLVRLVRRASVSLRLTKAPSKNKECEAAKRYIDENFRESVSLDQLASVTHINKYYLAHAFQKEYNISPINYLLRRRITESKALLASTDHSLTQISELVGFSSPSYFSQSFRRLEGMSPMEYRRTIQKQQDTRNAR